TCGACCAGATCATCCATGAGGTCACTGAACATGAAATGCCTATTATTGGTATATGCCTGGGTATGCAACTCCTTTTCAAGAGCAGTGAGGAGTCCCCAAACATGGCTGGGTTAGGATTGTTAGATGGTGAAGTGATAAAATTACCACCTGATTCTGAGTATAGCATCCCCAGGATCGGCTGGGCTGAGAGTCATGTCGTCAATGAATTTCTTGGCGAGAAGACAGGCAATATCAACGACTACTACTATATCCATAGTTATTGTGTCAAACCCAGTGATAATGAAATAATTGCGGTCACTACTGATCAGGGTATCACCGCATGCGTTAAGCAGGACAATATCTACGGTTGTCAATTCCATCCTGAAAAAAGCCATACAAGTGGAATGAAAATTCTATCAGAGTTCGGGAAAAGTTGAGGCGAAGATGAGAAAGCGTATCATACCCTGTATCTTTTTAAAAGAAGGAATGATCATTCGAAGCGAAGCGTTTACAATTCACCAGATAATTGGCAATCCGATAAACGAGGTCAAACGATTTAG
This region of Candidatus Neomarinimicrobiota bacterium genomic DNA includes:
- the hisH gene encoding imidazole glycerol phosphate synthase subunit HisH — translated: MIGVINLGNSNLLSLLNSLSYLNIKFKVIENHHELGAVDKIILPGVGSFGNGASVLKEYGYFDQIIHEVTEHEMPIIGICLGMQLLFKSSEESPNMAGLGLLDGEVIKLPPDSEYSIPRIGWAESHVVNEFLGEKTGNINDYYYIHSYCVKPSDNEIIAVTTDQGITACVKQDNIYGCQFHPEKSHTSGMKILSEFGKS